Genomic segment of Phycisphaerae bacterium:
CGGGACAGAATTCGGCTTACCGGCCCGCTCTGCTGTCATTTTTCTTCGAAGTGACTATTATCCCCGGAAGCGGGTTTCCCCGAATTCCTTAGTCCGATTGAACCGGCGTGATTGCCGGGCCGTAGAGACGTTTGATTCCTCAAAGAGCCGTGGAAAACGCCCAACCAGAAGTCCATATCCAACGAAAGCCCTCCGATCGGGTTTATGCCGCCATTCATTGGACGTGCATGGCGATCATCGGCGCGATCCTGCTAAACGGCCTCTTGATCTCGCGGTGGTGGCCGATGCCGCGACCGGTCGGGTTTCGGGTGTTCGTATTCATGTTGCTGACATTCAATGTGTTGTGGTGGTCGATCGCTGATCGGCGGATCGCCCGGCACATCGCGTCGGCTCGGCTGGCGCGTTGGCTGCGTTGGGGGATCGTCGGGTTTTGCGGGGCACTAAATTTACCGATTTTTTACGGGCTCGTGGTCGGTCGGGTTCCGCCGCTCGTTTCGAATCCGACGTGGTACACCGCGGCAGTGACGCTGTGGCACGTGGCCCTGCCAATGGCGCTGCCCCTTGTCGCTTCGGTTCGGCTGGCCGCGCTGGGCGCTCAGGCGCTGGCGCGTCGCACATTTACCGAGCCAACGGCGGCGAGCGTCCGTGAGAATGAAGTGTTTGATCCCACGCGCCGGGCGCTGCTGAAAACCGCGTTTGCTTCCGTACCGGTGGCCATGCTGGCCGGCGGGACGGCCTGGGGGCGCTGGCAGATCGGCGGATTCAATGTCCATCGCCACGCGCTGGCGGCGCCGTGGCTGCCGGATCGACTCAAGGGGCTCACGATCACGCAGGTCAGCGATCTGCACGTCGGCCGGCTCTATCGGCCCGACATGCTCGCGCACCTGGTCGAGCAGGTGAACGGCTTGAAGAGCGACATTATCGTGGTGACGGGCGATGTCGTGGACAGTTCCAACCAGATGCTGCCGCCGGCGATTGACGCGCTAGGGCAATTTACTTCGCGCCATGGCACGTACCTTTGCATGGGCAATCACGACGAGTTCGACGACCGGCTGGAGTTCATTCGGGCCGTGCGCGAGCGGCTGCCTCTGCTCATCAACGAGCGGCGGACCCTGGAGATCGGCGGCGAGCGGTTGACGCTGGCGGGCGTGGATTATGCGAACGAGCCGGAGCCGACGCGCCGCCGGGCCGGCGATATCGCCAACGTCGCGGAAACACTGAAGGGACACGACGCGCAAAGCGACGGGCCGGTGATTGCCCTCGCGCACCATCCGCATACGTGGGACATCCTGCAATTGCACGGCGTTCCATTGACGCTCTCCGGTCACACCCACGGCGGTCAGATCATGATGACACCGCCGGGCGGGGTCGACCTCGGATTGGGCCGGGCCCTGTTCCGCTACATCCGAGGCTTTTACCGAACCGACGAAAGCACGCTCTTCGTCAACAGCGGCGTGGGGAACTGGTTCCCAATTCGCATTAACGCGCCGGCGGAGATCGTGCAGATTCAACTCGTTTAGACGGCTTCGCCCTTCATCTACCGCCGGCAGGGGCGCCGACCGCTACGGGGGATTCCCGCGATTATTGCGCGTTCCGCCTGCCGTTCTCCCACGGCGAATACCACCGATATAGGGACTGGGAATTCGCTGAATCGGGACCCCGCGCTTGCCTTCGTTTTGGGATCGCCATCGACGTCGCGTCGTTCTTTGCGCTTTCTGCGCGATGAGCCTCCTCGCCGTTGAGATGATCGTCCGCCGCTCGCTTCCGGCGTTGCAGGCTTACGACATCGCGATCTACCAGCGCGCTCAGGACGGATTGGGGTCCGCGGACCGGCCGGAAATCATCCTGATGGGTTCGTCGCGGGCGCGCTTCGCACTGGACCCCTCCGTCTTCGAGGAGATTCTCGGCCGCTCGGCGTACAACGTCGCGCTCTCCGGATCGAAGGTCGTTGAATGGTCGGTCCTCGTCCGGAGACTTTTCGAGGATTACACGCCCCGCGCCGTGGTGATTGGAATCAACGCCGGCGAGGTCCGCGCCGAATACCTTCCCACCGAAGCCGCGCTGCACTTGTTCGAGTTCGACGACTTAAGGGAGTCCATTTACACGGATGGTTTTTCGCTCGACGTCGTGGGCGCCTATGCGCGTCGCTCCCTCGGTCCGTGGTGCAAGACCTACGACCACCGGTACGAGATCCTCTCCTGGGGACAGGAACGGCTCGCGGCGGTCCTGCCCAAGCACGCCCAACTCGCCCGGGAACTCCGCGAGCGCGCCGCGGCGCCTCGGCCTCCAAGCGGGTATGACCATCCCTGGAGTCACGGGCGACGGCTCAAGGATCTTCTCCAGAAGGAGATGGACGATTATCTTTCCGAAAGGGAATTCCATATTCCCCACCATCGGCCGGATGCCTCAACTTTTGTCCGTCTGAACAACCTGCTCCACGAACTCCAAGGCCGGGGTATCCGCGTCGTGGTCGCCTACATCCCCAACAGTCCGCGAACGGAAGAGCGGTGGCGGGACGTCGAGGCGCGGATGATCGGCCAGATCGCGCGGACGTGCCGAGCCCAGGGCGTCCTTTTCCTGCACTGGGATCAGGCACAAATGCCGCGGTCGGATCAGGACTATCTAGACGAAACGCACGTCGGCTGGCCGCTGGCCTGCGAACTCAGCCGCCGCATTGCTGAACAGATCGAGTCGTTGGCCTTGCTGGAAGACCCGACGCCCTCCGCCCGGCTGGCGTCCAGCGAGGTGGAACCGTGATTTTCTCCAGTTGGCTCTTCGCCTTCTACTTCGTCGCCGTCTTCGGCGTCTACTGGGGCCTGCGCACGCGGCGAAGTCGCCACGTCTTCCTCTTGCTGGCCAGTTGCGTTTTTTACATGACGTGGAATCCGTGGCTGATCCTGCTGATTTTCGGCACGATCGCGATCGACTATGCCGCCGCCCTGATGATCGATCGATCCGACCGGACGTCGCGGCGCAAGGCGGTCTTGCTGGTCAGTCTGGTCTCCAACCTCGGCGTTCTCGCCGTCTTCAAGTACGCCGACTTCTTCATCCTCTCCTTCCGCGATCTGCTGCAGACGTTCGGGTTCCACAGCGATCTGCAAACGCTCTCCATCCTCCTCCCGGTCGGCATCAGCTTTTTCACTTTTCAGTCCCTCAGCTACACGGTCGACGTGTATCGACGCGTCATCCCGCCGGTCCGGTCGTTTGTTGATTTTTCCCTGTTCGTGATGTTTTTCCCGCAGCTCGTCGCCGGGCCGATCGTCAAGGCCCGCGACTTCCTGCCTCAGCTCGAGACCATTAAGCGTTTCGACTGGCGGCGCATCGACGCCGGGATCGTCCTCTTCATGATCGGTCTCACCAAGAAGCTGCTCATCGCCGACCAGCTCGCCACGCTCGTCGATCCGGTCTTTGCCGACCCGACGCGCTATTCGACGCGCGATCTGTGGCTGGCGATGTTCTGCTACGGGGGCCAGATCTACTGCGATTTCTCGGGATACACGGACATGGCTATCGCCTGCGCCCGGATGATGGGCTTCGAACTCTTCGAGAACTTCGCCAATCCGTACCTGGCGACGAGCCTCGTTGACTTCTGGCGGCGCTGGCACATCTCGCTCTCCACGTGGCTGCGCGACTACCTCTACATCCCGCTCGGCGGCTCGCGCTTCGGAAAATGGCTCACCTATCGCAATCTCATGATCACGATGCTGCTCGGCGGGCTGTGGCACGGCGCGAGTTGGACGTTCGTCATCTGGGGCGCGATTCACGGCCTCGCGCTCTCTATTAACAAGGCTTTCGGCAGACGAAGCGACGCGAACCTCTCCGGCGCCGGGCCAACGCGCTATCTCCGCACGGCTTCCTGTTGGGCGTTGACACTTCTCGTCGTCCACATTGCCTGGGTCTTCTTCCGCTGCCAGCCGGTCACGCCGGTCGGCGCGCCGGAGCCCGAGCCGACCGTCGTGGCGCTTCAACGCGCGGCCTACTTCGTCACGCACCTTTTCGTCGCCGCCGAGCCCGACCGGCCCGTTTGGATCATGAACAAGATCCCGATGGTTCTCGCGCTCGCCCTGATGTTCGGGATGCAGCTTTACGATGAGTGGACCCGCCACGGCCGACCGGGGTTGCGCCTGCCCGCCCCCCTCGCGGGCATCGGCTACGCCGCATGGCTCTTTGCGCTGCTGATCCTCAGCCCCGCCAACACCAGCCCATTTATCTACTTTCAGTTCTGATTGCATCCGTTCGGCGCACCTCTGCCTTGCCAGGCGATCCCGTCAGTCGTACGATTGCGGCCGCATTTGATGCAAGAGAAGAACATGTCCACGCTTGATCTCCTGATCGAACGACTGCAAACGGCCCGGAAATGGACATGCAACCTCCTCGCCGATTTTGAGGAGGCGCGGTGGTTTGATCCGCCGGCGCCGGGCGTGGGGCATGTCGCGTGGCAGGTGGGCCATCTCGCCGCGTCGCAGGTTGTGCTGGTTCACGTGCGCTGTTTCGATCGCACGTACACAGATCATTTGTCGGCGGCCTTCCGCGATCAATTTGGACGCGGGTCCACGCCGGTGGCCAACCCCGCGGCCTATCCGGCGATTTCCGACATCCGCGCCGCGTTTGACCGTATTCACCAGGAGGCCGTCGAACTGATTTCCGGGATGAGCCCGGACGAATTGGATTCCCCTACGACAGGCGAGCCCCATCCGATGTTCAACACCCGGGCGGAAGCCATCGGCATGGCGGCGATGCACGAGTCCTTTCACGCAGGCCAGATTGCCCTGATCCGCCGGCTGGCCGGCAAAGCGCCGTTGCGATAAATTCGTGTTAAGGTGCGCTTGGTTTCCCATTCGTCGGGGTGAACCGGGCCGTTCCACCTGTCCCTACGACTGTTCCCATAGGCATCTCCGCGCCAAGGGCGTAGAATTACCCGACGGCATTTGCACTTCCCGCCGCTCCGTCGATTTGGATCGCGAAAATGAGTTCCCAGAAGAGAACCCGGAAAAGGAAGGCACAACCTCGGCGCGTCAAGCGGCCGGCGACCGCCCAAACGGCCGCGAAGGCGACGGGCCCGACCCGTTCGCAAAACCCGGGTCACGTCTGCCCCATCGTCGGCATTGGAGCATCGGCCGGAGGTTTGGACGCGCTCAAGCAATTCTTCCAGGGCATGCCGCCCGACAGCGGAGCGGCGTTTGTCCTGATCCAACATCTGGATCCGACGCACGAGAGCCTGACGGCGGAATTGCTGGGCGCGCAAACGCAGATGAGCGTGGTCCAGGTCCAGCGGGCGATGGCGGTCGAGCCCAATCACGTCTACGTTATTCCCCCCAACAAATACCTGAGCGTAAAAGACGGGACGCTTCGCCTGACGGAGCCACTCGAACAGCGCTGGATGCGCATGCCCGTCGATTATTTCCTGCGCTCGCTGGCACAGGACTGCAAGGAGCGGGCGATCGGCATCATCCTCTCCGGCACGGGCACGGACGGCACGCTGGGCCTGAAAGAAGTCAAGGCCAGCGGAGGTCTGACGATCGCGCAGGAACTGGGGACGGCCCAATACGATGGCATGCCGCGCTCGGCCATCGCCTCGGGGGCGGTGGATCAGGTGCTCGCGCTCGCGGACATGCCGAAGGTCCTGGTCGGCTATATCGGCCACCCGTATGTCTGTCCACGGCCGGCGCCGGAGAAGTCGGCGGCGGAGGGCGACGAGGACAAGCTAGACGCGGTGATTGCGATCCTTCGAACGCGGGCAAAATTCGATTTTGGCTCCTACAAGAAGGGCACATTGTCGCGGCGCATTCACCGGCGCATGAGCCTGCGGCACATCGACCGCATCAAGGACTACGTTGACGAGTTGCGCCGGGACCCGGCCGAGGTCTCCGCGCTTCAAAAGGACTTGTTCATCAACGTGACGAGTTTCTTCCGGGAGCCCGAGTCCTGGGACGCCCTCCAGGAACAGGTCATTGCCCCGTTAGTTCGAGAGAAGGGCCGGAACGACGCGATCCGTGTCTGGGTGCCGGGCTGCGCCACGGGGGAAGAGGCGTTTTCCATCGGCATGCTGTTGATTGAGGAGTGCCAGCGGGCGAAAAAGGCCTGTCCGTTGCAAATCTTCGCGTCCGATGTCGATGCCGACGCCCTGGACGTCGC
This window contains:
- a CDS encoding metallophosphoesterase produces the protein MIPQRAVENAQPEVHIQRKPSDRVYAAIHWTCMAIIGAILLNGLLISRWWPMPRPVGFRVFVFMLLTFNVLWWSIADRRIARHIASARLARWLRWGIVGFCGALNLPIFYGLVVGRVPPLVSNPTWYTAAVTLWHVALPMALPLVASVRLAALGAQALARRTFTEPTAASVRENEVFDPTRRALLKTAFASVPVAMLAGGTAWGRWQIGGFNVHRHALAAPWLPDRLKGLTITQVSDLHVGRLYRPDMLAHLVEQVNGLKSDIIVVTGDVVDSSNQMLPPAIDALGQFTSRHGTYLCMGNHDEFDDRLEFIRAVRERLPLLINERRTLEIGGERLTLAGVDYANEPEPTRRRAGDIANVAETLKGHDAQSDGPVIALAHHPHTWDILQLHGVPLTLSGHTHGGQIMMTPPGGVDLGLGRALFRYIRGFYRTDESTLFVNSGVGNWFPIRINAPAEIVQIQLV
- a CDS encoding DinB family protein, which translates into the protein MSTLDLLIERLQTARKWTCNLLADFEEARWFDPPAPGVGHVAWQVGHLAASQVVLVHVRCFDRTYTDHLSAAFRDQFGRGSTPVANPAAYPAISDIRAAFDRIHQEAVELISGMSPDELDSPTTGEPHPMFNTRAEAIGMAAMHESFHAGQIALIRRLAGKAPLR
- a CDS encoding MBOAT family protein, with protein sequence MIFSSWLFAFYFVAVFGVYWGLRTRRSRHVFLLLASCVFYMTWNPWLILLIFGTIAIDYAAALMIDRSDRTSRRKAVLLVSLVSNLGVLAVFKYADFFILSFRDLLQTFGFHSDLQTLSILLPVGISFFTFQSLSYTVDVYRRVIPPVRSFVDFSLFVMFFPQLVAGPIVKARDFLPQLETIKRFDWRRIDAGIVLFMIGLTKKLLIADQLATLVDPVFADPTRYSTRDLWLAMFCYGGQIYCDFSGYTDMAIACARMMGFELFENFANPYLATSLVDFWRRWHISLSTWLRDYLYIPLGGSRFGKWLTYRNLMITMLLGGLWHGASWTFVIWGAIHGLALSINKAFGRRSDANLSGAGPTRYLRTASCWALTLLVVHIAWVFFRCQPVTPVGAPEPEPTVVALQRAAYFVTHLFVAAEPDRPVWIMNKIPMVLALALMFGMQLYDEWTRHGRPGLRLPAPLAGIGYAAWLFALLILSPANTSPFIYFQF